The proteins below come from a single Prochlorococcus marinus str. MIT 9215 genomic window:
- a CDS encoding SulP family inorganic anion transporter, with protein sequence MKIINGFHLKNLRGDILGGITAAVVALPLALAFGNAALGPGGAIYGLYGAVVVGFLAALFGGTPAQVSGPTGPMSVTVAGVVAGLAAVGVPRDLSAGQILPLVMAAVVIGGLLQILFGVLKLGKFITLVPYSVVSGFMSGIGVIIIALQIGPLLGISTRGGVVESLSTVFSNFQPNGAAIGVAIMTLGIVFLTPRKISQWVPSPLLSLLIVTPISILIFGDGAIERIGEIPRGVPSLNFPSFNQYFPIIFKAGLVLAVLGAIDSLLTSLVADNISQTKHNSDKELIGQGIGNAVAGLFSGLPGAGATMRTVINVKSGGSTPISGMVHSIVLLIVLVGAGPLAEQIPTALLAGILIKVGLDIIDWGFLRRAHKLSLKTSVVMYGVLLMTVFWDLIWAVLVGVFIANMLTIDSITETQLEGMDEDNPLSKDDQAKNELPADEKALLDRCSGEVMLFRLKGPLSFGAAKGISERMMLVRNYKVLILDITDVPRLGVTATLAIEDMMQEAKNNSRKAFVAGANEKVKDRLAKFGVEGIIETRKEALETALNEIA encoded by the coding sequence TTGAAAATAATAAATGGATTTCATCTAAAGAATTTAAGAGGAGATATTCTTGGAGGGATCACAGCCGCTGTGGTAGCTTTACCTCTCGCTCTTGCTTTTGGAAATGCTGCGTTAGGACCTGGCGGGGCAATTTATGGACTATATGGGGCAGTAGTAGTTGGTTTTTTAGCAGCATTATTCGGCGGAACACCCGCTCAAGTTAGTGGACCTACCGGTCCAATGAGTGTAACTGTTGCTGGAGTAGTAGCAGGCTTAGCAGCAGTGGGGGTTCCAAGAGATCTGTCTGCAGGACAAATTTTACCTTTAGTGATGGCAGCAGTAGTAATTGGCGGCTTACTGCAAATATTATTTGGGGTTCTCAAACTAGGCAAATTTATTACCTTAGTTCCATATTCTGTTGTTTCAGGATTCATGTCTGGTATTGGAGTAATAATAATTGCACTTCAAATTGGGCCATTACTAGGAATTAGCACTAGAGGTGGAGTAGTTGAATCTTTATCCACTGTATTTTCAAATTTCCAGCCAAACGGAGCTGCTATTGGAGTAGCAATAATGACACTAGGTATAGTATTTCTAACTCCTAGAAAAATAAGTCAATGGGTTCCTTCCCCTCTTTTATCTCTATTGATAGTAACTCCAATATCAATATTGATTTTTGGAGATGGAGCTATTGAAAGAATTGGAGAAATTCCAAGGGGAGTTCCATCTTTAAATTTTCCAAGTTTTAATCAATATTTTCCAATCATTTTTAAGGCAGGATTAGTCCTCGCAGTACTTGGCGCAATTGACTCCTTATTAACATCTTTAGTAGCAGACAATATCTCTCAAACAAAACATAATTCTGATAAAGAACTTATTGGTCAAGGAATAGGAAATGCTGTCGCAGGTCTTTTTTCAGGCTTACCTGGAGCCGGAGCAACAATGAGAACAGTTATTAATGTTAAATCTGGAGGATCAACTCCTATTTCTGGTATGGTTCACTCAATTGTTTTGTTGATAGTTTTAGTTGGCGCAGGTCCTTTAGCTGAGCAAATACCAACTGCGTTGCTAGCAGGAATTCTTATAAAAGTTGGTCTAGATATTATTGATTGGGGGTTTTTGAGGAGGGCTCACAAATTATCTTTAAAAACTTCAGTTGTTATGTACGGCGTGCTCCTAATGACTGTATTTTGGGATTTAATTTGGGCAGTTTTAGTCGGAGTATTCATAGCAAATATGCTCACTATTGATTCAATAACCGAAACTCAACTAGAAGGTATGGATGAGGATAATCCATTATCAAAGGATGATCAAGCTAAAAATGAATTACCTGCTGATGAAAAAGCACTACTAGATAGATGTTCAGGAGAAGTAATGTTATTTAGGCTTAAAGGACCACTTAGTTTTGGAGCAGCTAAAGGTATTTCTGAGAGAATGATGCTAGTAAGAAACTACAAAGTTTTAATATTAGATATCACTGATGTTCCAAGACTTGGAGTGACGGCGACTCTCGCGATTGAGGATATGATGCAAGAAGCAAAAAATAATTCCAGAAAAGCATTTGTTGCTGGTGCAAATGAAAAAGTAAAGGACAGATTAGCTAAGTTTGGAGTTGAAGGCATCATTGAGACAAGAAAAGAAGCTTTAGAAACCGCTCTAAATGAAATAGCCTAA
- the hemB gene encoding porphobilinogen synthase, translating into MNSIIRPRRLRRTQSIREMVRENHLTASDFIYPLFIHEKDFKEEISAMPGTYRWDINNLIKEVTRAWELGIRCVVLFPKINDSLKTEDGAECFNEDGLIPKAIRILKKEIPEMSIMTDVALDPYSCDGHDGLVDETGKILNDETIEVLKKQALTQARAGADFIGPSDMMDGRVGAIRAALDSQGFSDVGIISYTAKYSSAYYGPFRTALDSAPRENSKKIIPENKSTYQMDPANSKEALIESALDQYEGADILMVKPGISYLDIVYRLSTFSNKPIAAYNVSGEYSMVKSAAMKNWINEKDIVLETLLSFKRAGAKLILTYHACDASQWLQDT; encoded by the coding sequence ATGAATTCAATTATTCGTCCTAGAAGATTAAGAAGAACTCAGTCAATTAGAGAAATGGTTAGAGAAAATCATCTAACGGCATCGGACTTTATATATCCATTATTTATTCATGAAAAAGATTTTAAAGAGGAAATTTCAGCAATGCCCGGAACTTATAGATGGGATATTAATAACTTAATAAAGGAGGTTACTAGGGCATGGGAATTGGGAATAAGGTGTGTGGTTCTTTTTCCAAAAATTAACGATAGCTTAAAGACTGAAGATGGAGCAGAATGTTTTAATGAAGACGGTTTAATACCTAAAGCTATTCGAATATTAAAAAAAGAGATTCCAGAAATGTCAATAATGACAGATGTTGCCTTGGACCCATACTCTTGTGATGGTCATGATGGATTAGTTGATGAAACTGGAAAAATATTGAACGACGAAACAATCGAAGTTTTAAAAAAACAAGCTTTAACACAAGCAAGAGCTGGAGCAGATTTTATTGGTCCTAGTGACATGATGGATGGGAGAGTTGGAGCAATCAGAGCTGCTCTTGATAGTCAAGGATTTAGTGATGTAGGTATTATTAGTTATACAGCAAAATATTCATCGGCTTATTATGGTCCATTTAGAACTGCTTTAGATTCGGCTCCTAGAGAAAATAGTAAGAAAATAATTCCAGAAAATAAGTCTACATATCAAATGGACCCTGCGAATTCAAAAGAGGCTTTAATTGAATCTGCTTTGGATCAGTATGAAGGAGCTGATATTTTGATGGTAAAACCAGGGATTTCATATTTGGATATCGTTTATAGATTAAGCACTTTTTCAAATAAACCCATAGCTGCATACAACGTTAGTGGGGAATATTCAATGGTTAAGTCTGCTGCTATGAAGAACTGGATTAATGAAAAAGATATTGTTTTAGAAACATTGCTTAGTTTTAAAAGGGCAGGAGCAAAATTAATACTCACTTATCATGCTTGTGATGCATCTCAATGGTTGCAGGATACTTAA